TGGAGATTAACGCTGCGGATGACGCGATGCTGCAGGCGATCCACGGGATCGGTCCGTCCACTGCGCAGGCAATCATCGAGGCCCGGGACGCGCAGGGTCCGTTTAGCAGTGCGGACGACCTTGTGCGACGCGTCAAGCGCGTGGGGGCGAAGTCGGTGGCGAAGTGGCAGGCACAGGGCCTGATTTTCGATGCCGCGCCGCCGCAGTGGCACTGCGCGCCCGCGAGTGCGGCCGCGCGGTAACCCGCACGGCGGCAACGGGGCGCGAGCGAGCGCACGCGGTTCCGCTTTACAATAAAAAATTGCCACATTCCCGTGCAAGTGCAGCGATGGCTTATAAAACAATTCAAGACACAATCGGCAACACGCCGCTCGTTCAACTGGCCAGGCTGCCTGACGACGATATCCGCAGCCGGGGCAACGTGATTTTGGCCAAGCTTGAGGGAAACAATCCCGCTGGATCGGTGAAGGACCGTGCCGCGCTGTCGATGATCAGCAAGGCTGAGCAACGTGGTCGCATCCAGCCCGGGGATACGCTGATCGAGGCGACTAGTGGCAATACGGGCATCGCGCTGGCGATGGCTGCAGCGATTCGAGGCTACAAGATGGTGCTGTTGATGCCGGAGGATCTGTCGGTCGAGCGCCAGCAGAGCATGGCCGCGTATGGCGCGCAGATCGTGCTGACGCCGGTCAAAGGCGGTATGGAGTATGCACGCGATTTGGCCGAGCAAATGCAGCGCGACGGCAAGGGCGTGATACTCGACCAATTCGCCAACCCGGATAACCCGGTTGCACATTATGAGGGCACCGGGCCGGAGATTTGGCGTGATACCGATGGGCGTGTCACGCATTTCGTCTCGGCCATGGGCACCACCGGCACGATCATGGGTGTGTCGCACTACCTGAAGGAGCAGAACGCGCGCATCGAAATCATCGGTGCGCAACCGGACGAGGGTTCCCGTATCCCGGGCATTCGCAAGTGGCCAAACGCGTATTTGCCGAAGATCTTCGACCGCGCGCGCGTGGACCGCATCGAGCACGTAAGCCAGTCGGCATCGGAGGCGATGGCGCGCCGGATGGCCGCCGTTGAAGGCATTTTCTGCGGCATTTCATCCGGTGGGGCCTGCGAGGTGGCGCTGCGCATCGCGCGGCAAACGCAGAACGCGACCATCGTGTTCTGCGTTTGCGACCGCGGCGACCGGTACCTGTCGACAGGCGTGTTCTCCGTATAGCCGCTACTGCAGCGCGGACGGTGTGGCAAACGCCGCTGGCCGAGGGGTCGTCGCGCAAAGGGCTTGCATCTGCGCCTTGATCCGTTCGCCCAGTTGATACACCGCCAGTGCATAAAAGAAGCTGCGGTTGTAGCGGGTCAACACGTAGAAATTCCTTAACCCGAGCATATACTGCGTGGGTTGTCCAGGGGTGGGCAACTCGACCACGGTCACGGGTGTTCCAGCTTCGCTCGCCGTATCGATGCCGCGTTCATCGAGCAGCATGCCGGCGCGCAACAGTTGTTGCAGCGCCCAACGGGGTTCGGCCTGCCCGTCCGCGGCGGCCTGCGCAATGCCAATGCTGCCGGCATCCGAGCGAATATGCCATACAACCGGCCGGCCGCTTTCCCAGCCGTGCTGTTTCAGATAGTTGGCGACGCTGCCGATGGCATCGGCCGGGCTGTTGCGCAAGTCGATACGGTGATTGCCCTCGTAATCAACCGCGTATCCGATGATGCTGGTCGGCAGGAACTGCGGGATGCCGATCGCGCCCGTATAGGAGCCCAGCACCGTGGTCGGCTCGATGCCGGCACTGCGAGTCCAGACCAGAAAGTCTTCTAGGTTCTTGCGGAACAACGCCATGCGTTGCGTGCGATTGGGTGTGCCCGGATAATCGAACGCGAGGGTGGTCAGCGCATCGAGCACGCGGAAGTTGCCCATGTACCGGCCATACAATGTTTCGACGCCGATGATGCCGACAATCACTTCCGGCGGCACGCCGAATTGTTCGCTGGCCCGTTGTAGCACCGCCGCGTTCTGCTGCCAGAACTTCACCCCCGCGTTGATACGCACCGGTTCAATGAAGCGTGCTTGGTATGCTTGCCAATTCTGGATCGTCGGCGTCGGCGCGGGAAGCACTAGCTTGACTGCGGTTTTCGAATACACGGCCTGGTTGAACAGCGCGTGCAGCGCGTTTGAATCGAAGTCGTATCGGGCGACCATGTCGTTGATGAACGCATCGACATTCGGATTGGCCGCATAGCGCTGCGGCACGATTTCCTCCTCGAACGTCTGACCTGGTGGCACCGGCGCCTCCGGTTGCGCCTGGGCGACGATCATCGGCCGGGAGTCGCTCGGCGCCGCGCTGATCGGCGCGGCGAGCGCTGCACCCTGCGCGGTGGCGAGCCAGAGCAGCAACGCCTGCGGTCCGCGGGTCATCACGCGGCTGGATCTCGATTGAGAACGGGGACAACGGCGGCACATCAGTAGATCGAGCAAGACGGTCATGGCAAGGCGTGGCAAGTAAAGCGGCGAACGAATACGGCAGTGCGTCGGTGTTGTCCAGGCAATGCGCCGATGCGCAAAGGGCGGCACGCCGGTTGGACAGGGTCAACGCAGTATAACCGAGGGTGGTGTGGTAACTTAATCAGAGGGTCGCCGCATGCGGTGGCCGGGACCCACAAGAAGGCGGCGCGTCGCGGGCGCGTTCATGACCCAACCGACCGTATTGCGATGGCAACAGGTTTTTTCACCCACCCGGAGTGTCGGCTGCACGAAATGGGGCAGGGGCATCCGGAATGCCCGGCGCGCTTGTCCGCGATTGAGGATCAGCTGATCGCCAACGGCATCGATCCGCTGATCCAACACGAGTTGGCCCCATTGGCAGACGAAGCGTCGCTTGCGCGGGTCCATACGCGCGCGCACATCGATTTCGTGCGCGACACCGCACCTGAGCAGGGCTATGCGGAAATCGATGCTGATACACAGATGAATCCTCATAGCTGGCGGGCGGCGCTGCGCTCCGCCGGTGCATCGGTGGCGGCCACGGACGCGGTCATGGCGGGCCGCTACGACAATGCCTTTTGCAGTGTGCGCCCGCCCGGCCATCATGCCGAACCGGCTCGGGCAATGGGTTTTTGCTTCTTCAACAATGTCGCGATCGCGGCGCGTCATGCGTTGGACGTGCACGGGCTGGCGCGTGTGGCGATCATCGACTTCGACGTCCATCACGGCAACGGAACCGAAGCTGTATTCGCCGGCGACGAGCGGGTGTTGATGTGTAGCTTCTTCCAGCATCCTTTCTACCCGTTCAGTGGTTTTGACAATCAGGCGCCGAACATGGTGAACCTGCCCCTGCCGGCTCGCACGCGGGGCATGGAGGTACGCGAGGCAATCGACTTAATCTGGCTGCCACGGCTTGATGCGTTCCGACCGCAGATGATATTCGTATCGGCCGGCTTTGACGCGCATCGCGAGGACGAACTTGGCAACATGGGGTTGGTCGAGGATGACTACGCATGGATTACTCGGCAAGTGCGCGATGTCGCCGTGCGTTACGCGCATGGGCGTATCGTCAGTTGCCTGGAGGGCGGCTACAGCTTGTCGGCGCTCGGCCGCAGCGTCGTCGCACATCTGAAAGCGCTGGCCAATCTGTAGCGCCTATCATCCATGGATCGGCGGCATGCGCAGCCATGGACCGTGCCGAGCCTTGCCTCAAGCCAGTCCAGCAGTGACCCGATTACTTGCGCGCGGCTAAGATCATTCCTCATACTACGCGGCCGTAGCGTGACGGATGTCAGTGCACGCGCTTAATTTCTAGAAGTTATAAATGGGCTAGAAACAATTATGCCCAGCTATGTGGCAGTTTGATAGAATCGTCAGTCGAAAAAACGGATCACTGCGGCGGCGGACTGTGGCAACGAGACGGTCGTCCGCCGTTTTTTCATTTGCCATGATCGAACTGCACAATATCTCGCAGCGCTTCCCTGGACCTCGCGGGTGGGTAGAGGCGCTGCACAACGTTACGCTCACGGTGCCGCCGCGCCAAGTGTTCGGCATCATCGGACGCAGCGGCGCGGGCAAGAGTACGCTGGTGCGCACCATCAACCTGCTGACGCGACCCAGCGAGGGCCGCGTGATCGTCGACGGTCGCGACTTGACTGCGTTGCCTGCCGATGGCCTGCGCGCGGCACGGCGTGAAATCGGCATGATCTTCCAGCATTTCAACCTGCTGTCCTCGCGCACAGTCTATGACAACGTCGCGTTACCGCTGGAGTTGGCGGGGAAGCGGCGCATGGAGATCGACAAGGTCGTGTTGCCGTTGCTGGAGTTGGTCGGATTGTCCGCGCAGCGGGACCGGTACCCGGCGCAGATCAGCGGTGGGCAGAAGCAACGTGTTGGTATTGCGCGGGCGTTGGCGAGCCGGCCAAAGGTGTTGCTGTCGGACGAGGCGACGTCGGCGCTGGACCCGGAAACCACACGCTCGATATTGGAACTGCTGCGCCAGATCAATCGGGAGTTGGGGTTGACGATCGTGCTGATCACTCACCAGATGGATGTGATCAAGCAAGTGGCCGATCGCGTCGCGGTACTCGACGCGGGGCGCTTGGTCGAGCAGGGCAACGTGATTGACGTCTTTCTGAAGCCGCACCACGAAGTCACGCGCGCGTTGATCGGCGACGTGATCGCGCAGGAACTGCCGCCTGCGCTCAAGGCTAGGGTCCAGCAGCGGCTGGAGGCGGGGCGCGACCATTTGTTAAGGCTCGCGTTCTCGGGCCGCGGCGTCGAGCAGCCGGTGTTGTCTGAGACGATTCGGCGATATGCGCTCGATTTCAGCATTCTGCATGGCCAGATCGACGAGATCCAAGGTCAGACGTTCGGCTCGCTTGCCGTGCTTGCCAGCGGCGAGCCCGGCAATGTCGGAAAGGCGATAGCTTTTCTGCGCGAGCAAGGTGTCATCGTTGAGGAGCTGAGCTATGTGGAGTGAGATGTTCGACATGTTCGTGCAGTCGTTCTGGGAAACGCTAATCATGGTCGGCATTTCCGGGGTGATCGGCGGCGCGATCGGCCTGCCGCTCGGCGTGCTGCTGCACTTGAGCGAGCGTGGCGGCGTGCTGCAAAACGTGCTCCTCAATCGTGTGCTGGGCATGACGATCAACGCGGTGCGCTCCACGCCCTTTATTATCCTGCTGGTGGCAGTTATTCCGTTCACCCGCCTGGTGGTCGGCTCGTCGATCGGCACCGTCGCCGCCGTTGTGCCGCTGACGATCGCCGCCGCACCGTTCGTTGCGCGCTTGGTCGAGACCGCGCTGCGCGAGGTGGATCGTGGCCTGATAGAAGCCGCACAGGCGATGGGGGCGACTACCTCGCAGGTTGTGTTCAAGGTCCTATTGCCCGAGGCCTGGCCCGGTATCGTCGCGGGCTTGACGTTGACGTTCGTATCGCTGGTTGGCTACTCGGCGATGGCGGGGGCGATCGGCGGTGGAGGCCTGGGCGACCTGGGCATCCGCTATGGCTATCAGCGTTTCCTGCCCGAAGTCATGTTCGCCGTGGTGCTCGTGCTGATCGTCTTCGTGCAGTTGGTGCAGTCCTTTGGCGATTATCTGGTGCGCCGGCTTAGCCACAAATAGCGGTACGGCGCACAAGCGTGGCGGCGCGGCCAGCACGCGCCGCCACGGGGTGAGAAGTCCCATACTGACTTAGAGAAAAGGGAAATCGATGCAACGCCGTTTCATGATCAAGTTGGTTGCGGCACTGGGGAGCGCAGCGCTCTTCATGGGTGCCGCGCGCGCACAAGACCGGATCAAGGTGGGCGTGACCGGCGGCCCGCACGCGCAAATCCTCGAGGTCGTGAAGAAGGTCGCAGCCAGGAGCGGGCTGAATCTTCAGATCGTTGAATTTTCCGACTACGTGCAGCCCAATGCCGCCCTCGCCGCCGGCGACCTCGACGCGAACAGCTACCAGCATCAGCCCTATCTCGACGCGCAGGTCAAGGATCGCGGCTACAAGATCGTCAAGGTCGCCGATACGGTGATGTTCCCGATGGGCATCTACTCGAAAAAGGTCAAGTCGCTGAAGGATTTGCCCAGTGGCGCGCGGATTGCGATGCCGAATGACCCGACCAATGGTGGGCGGGCGCTGCTGTTGTTGCAAAAGCTCGGCACGTTGAAGCTGCGCGCGGACGCGGGGCTGAAGGCCACGCCGCTGGACATCGTCGAGAACCCGAAAAAGGTTAAGCTTATCGAATTGGATGCGGCGCAGATCCCGCGCTCGCTGGCCGATGTCGATGCGGCCGCGATCAATACGAATTTCGCGTTGGAGGCAGGCCTGCAGCCCAGGCGGGATGCGATCGCGCTCGAAGACGCGAATGGTCCATACGCGAACATCCTCGCGGTGCGCCAGGCTGATCGCGACAAGCCATGGGTCGCGAAGCTGGTTGCTGCGTACCATTCGCCGGAAGTCAAACAGTACATTGATAGCCAATACGGCGGTGCCGTAGCGGCCGGGTGGTGATCCCATTGGGGAACGCCCGTCGTTGGCCTACGCGTGTAGCAACGGCGACTACGGCTGCGGCTGGGTCGGGGCTGTGGTTGGGTCAGGGCTGCGGCTGGGTCGGGACTGTGGCTGCCTTGGGGCTGCGGTTGCCGCTGGTGCCGCGGTGAATCCGCACTGGCCTGTTGTGGCTGACATGATCGGGCGTTTGGATTAGAGCTTTGTGTCAGGCTGGCGGCTTCTCGCCGGTCTTTTTTGTTATTAAAATAGAACGACCGTTCTTTAAAAGTGCGGTGATGGGCGCGTGTGAGGCGCATTGCCGCATGGCCCCAATCCTCGGAAAGCCTGATGTGTCGGGATTCGCACGACCGTCCGTCGTTATAATGGCCGTTAATGGATTGCCGTATTCGTAACTTTGGAGCGTGGAATGAAAGTTCTTGTGCCGGTCAAGAGAGTGGTCGACTACAACGTGAAGGTCCGCGTGAAATCGGACGGCACGGGCGTGGATGTGGCGAATGTGAAGATGTCGATGAACCCGTTTGACGAGATCGCGGTGGAAGAGGCGGTGCGGTTGAAGGAAGCGGGCGTGGCCACGGAAGTGATTGCCGTATCGGCGGGGGCGGTGGCGTGCCAGGAGACGCTGCGCACCGCGCTGGCGATCGGCGCGGACCGGGCGATCCTGATTGAAGCCCAAGAGGAGTTGCAGCCGCTGGCGGTTGCCAAGCTGCTCAACGCGCTGGTCGCGCGGGAGCAGCCGCAACTCGTGATCCTTGGTAAGCAGGCGATCGACGACGACTCGAATCAAACCGGGCAAATGCTGGCCGCGCTGGCCGGCTGGCCGCAAGCCACGTTTGCCTCGAAGGTGACGGTCGAAGGCGGCCGCGCCACGGTGGCGCGTGAAGTGGACGGCGGCGCCGAGACGCTGTCATTGACGCTGCCGGCGGTGGTGACCACCGACCTGCGGCTGAACGAGCCGCGCTATGTGACGTTGCCCAACATCATGAAGGCGAAGAAAAAGCCGCTGGA
This sequence is a window from Mycetohabitans rhizoxinica HKI 454. Protein-coding genes within it:
- a CDS encoding methionine ABC transporter ATP-binding protein; protein product: MIELHNISQRFPGPRGWVEALHNVTLTVPPRQVFGIIGRSGAGKSTLVRTINLLTRPSEGRVIVDGRDLTALPADGLRAARREIGMIFQHFNLLSSRTVYDNVALPLELAGKRRMEIDKVVLPLLELVGLSAQRDRYPAQISGGQKQRVGIARALASRPKVLLSDEATSALDPETTRSILELLRQINRELGLTIVLITHQMDVIKQVADRVAVLDAGRLVEQGNVIDVFLKPHHEVTRALIGDVIAQELPPALKARVQQRLEAGRDHLLRLAFSGRGVEQPVLSETIRRYALDFSILHGQIDEIQGQTFGSLAVLASGEPGNVGKAIAFLREQGVIVEELSYVE
- a CDS encoding ComEA family DNA-binding protein, which encodes MGTLLNTLNASRMAVVLWLAASLAVASPRVEINAADDAMLQAIHGIGPSTAQAIIEARDAQGPFSSADDLVRRVKRVGAKSVAKWQAQGLIFDAAPPQWHCAPASAAAR
- a CDS encoding methionine ABC transporter permease, coding for MWSEMFDMFVQSFWETLIMVGISGVIGGAIGLPLGVLLHLSERGGVLQNVLLNRVLGMTINAVRSTPFIILLVAVIPFTRLVVGSSIGTVAAVVPLTIAAAPFVARLVETALREVDRGLIEAAQAMGATTSQVVFKVLLPEAWPGIVAGLTLTFVSLVGYSAMAGAIGGGGLGDLGIRYGYQRFLPEVMFAVVLVLIVFVQLVQSFGDYLVRRLSHK
- a CDS encoding histone deacetylase family protein, which codes for MATGFFTHPECRLHEMGQGHPECPARLSAIEDQLIANGIDPLIQHELAPLADEASLARVHTRAHIDFVRDTAPEQGYAEIDADTQMNPHSWRAALRSAGASVAATDAVMAGRYDNAFCSVRPPGHHAEPARAMGFCFFNNVAIAARHALDVHGLARVAIIDFDVHHGNGTEAVFAGDERVLMCSFFQHPFYPFSGFDNQAPNMVNLPLPARTRGMEVREAIDLIWLPRLDAFRPQMIFVSAGFDAHREDELGNMGLVEDDYAWITRQVRDVAVRYAHGRIVSCLEGGYSLSALGRSVVAHLKALANL
- the mltB gene encoding lytic murein transglycosylase B; amino-acid sequence: MTRGPQALLLWLATAQGAALAAPISAAPSDSRPMIVAQAQPEAPVPPGQTFEEEIVPQRYAANPNVDAFINDMVARYDFDSNALHALFNQAVYSKTAVKLVLPAPTPTIQNWQAYQARFIEPVRINAGVKFWQQNAAVLQRASEQFGVPPEVIVGIIGVETLYGRYMGNFRVLDALTTLAFDYPGTPNRTQRMALFRKNLEDFLVWTRSAGIEPTTVLGSYTGAIGIPQFLPTSIIGYAVDYEGNHRIDLRNSPADAIGSVANYLKQHGWESGRPVVWHIRSDAGSIGIAQAAADGQAEPRWALQQLLRAGMLLDERGIDTASEAGTPVTVVELPTPGQPTQYMLGLRNFYVLTRYNRSFFYALAVYQLGERIKAQMQALCATTPRPAAFATPSALQ
- the cysM gene encoding cysteine synthase CysM, which gives rise to MAYKTIQDTIGNTPLVQLARLPDDDIRSRGNVILAKLEGNNPAGSVKDRAALSMISKAEQRGRIQPGDTLIEATSGNTGIALAMAAAIRGYKMVLLMPEDLSVERQQSMAAYGAQIVLTPVKGGMEYARDLAEQMQRDGKGVILDQFANPDNPVAHYEGTGPEIWRDTDGRVTHFVSAMGTTGTIMGVSHYLKEQNARIEIIGAQPDEGSRIPGIRKWPNAYLPKIFDRARVDRIEHVSQSASEAMARRMAAVEGIFCGISSGGACEVALRIARQTQNATIVFCVCDRGDRYLSTGVFSV
- a CDS encoding electron transfer flavoprotein subunit beta/FixA family protein, which encodes MKVLVPVKRVVDYNVKVRVKSDGTGVDVANVKMSMNPFDEIAVEEAVRLKEAGVATEVIAVSAGAVACQETLRTALAIGADRAILIEAQEELQPLAVAKLLNALVAREQPQLVILGKQAIDDDSNQTGQMLAALAGWPQATFASKVTVEGGRATVAREVDGGAETLSLTLPAVVTTDLRLNEPRYVTLPNIMKAKKKPLETVTPQALSVDVAPRLKTLKVAEPPKRSAGVKVPDVATLVDKLKGEAKVL
- a CDS encoding MetQ/NlpA family ABC transporter substrate-binding protein, which codes for MQRRFMIKLVAALGSAALFMGAARAQDRIKVGVTGGPHAQILEVVKKVAARSGLNLQIVEFSDYVQPNAALAAGDLDANSYQHQPYLDAQVKDRGYKIVKVADTVMFPMGIYSKKVKSLKDLPSGARIAMPNDPTNGGRALLLLQKLGTLKLRADAGLKATPLDIVENPKKVKLIELDAAQIPRSLADVDAAAINTNFALEAGLQPRRDAIALEDANGPYANILAVRQADRDKPWVAKLVAAYHSPEVKQYIDSQYGGAVAAGW